A single genomic interval of halophilic archaeon DL31 harbors:
- a CDS encoding ATPase, P-type (transporting), HAD superfamily, subfamily IC (TIGRFAM: ATPase, P-type, K/Mg/Cd/Cu/Zn/Na/Ca/Na/H-transporter~KEGG: hla:Hlac_3055 copper-translocating P-type ATPase~PFAM: Haloacid dehalogenase-like hydrolase) — MELTAPSAKREPPRRGDENRRGIGVKATVDGEPVHLGGPNLLAEFGVDRPTDIETFADEAGSNAQTVIYLITNDEISAAFALADVIREESRQTIDALHEMGIEVAMLTGDSEDVARAVTAELGIDQYFAEVLPEEKDETVAERQGQGKRVAMVGDGVNDAPALTRADVGIAIGSGTDVAIESGDIILVENNPLDVVRLITLSKASYRKMQENLVWATGYNVVALPCNRSCVHAAFDDHRRHQRTSACGGRPLTVTRSTFLMVASTENLCQYDGPAPSRTSTKRSQRTIWC, encoded by the coding sequence ATGGAACTCACAGCGCCCTCCGCAAAACGGGAGCCTCCGCGTCGAGGTGACGAAAACCGGCGTGGAATCGGCGTCAAAGCGACGGTAGACGGAGAGCCCGTCCACCTGGGCGGTCCGAACCTCCTGGCGGAGTTCGGGGTGGACCGTCCCACGGATATCGAAACGTTCGCAGACGAGGCGGGGTCGAACGCCCAGACCGTCATCTATCTCATTACGAACGACGAAATCAGTGCCGCGTTCGCCCTCGCGGACGTCATCCGTGAGGAGAGCCGCCAGACCATCGACGCGCTCCACGAAATGGGCATCGAGGTGGCGATGCTGACAGGTGACTCAGAGGATGTCGCCCGAGCCGTCACAGCGGAACTGGGCATCGACCAGTATTTCGCGGAGGTGCTCCCCGAGGAAAAAGACGAGACGGTCGCTGAACGCCAGGGACAGGGGAAGCGAGTCGCAATGGTCGGCGATGGCGTCAACGACGCGCCGGCGCTCACGCGGGCCGACGTCGGCATTGCCATTGGCTCCGGGACGGACGTCGCCATCGAGTCGGGAGACATCATTCTGGTCGAGAACAACCCACTCGACGTCGTCCGACTCATCACGCTCTCGAAGGCAAGCTACCGGAAGATGCAGGAGAATCTTGTCTGGGCGACCGGGTACAACGTAGTCGCACTCCCCTGCAATCGGAGCTGTGTTCATGCCGCTTTCGACGATCATCGTCGCCACCAACGCACGTCGGCTTGCGGGGGTCGACCGCTCACTGTGACACGCTCAACCTTTTTGATGGTTGCAAGCACAGAGAACCTGTGTCAGTACGACGGGCCCGCACCATCGAGGACCTCTACGAAGCGGTCGCAGCGTACGATCTGGTGTTGA
- a CDS encoding hypothetical protein (KEGG: hje:HacjB3_15210 hypothetical protein), which translates to MMTDESHIATAGELNAKLKTLLRRAHDNGVDVEGGWDCRNGESPGHPDWDVVVSEVRKNE; encoded by the coding sequence ATGATGACGGATGAGTCACATATCGCGACAGCCGGCGAACTGAACGCCAAACTGAAGACCCTCCTTCGCCGGGCCCACGACAATGGGGTCGACGTTGAGGGCGGGTGGGATTGCCGGAACGGTGAGTCCCCGGGACACCCGGACTGGGACGTGGTTGTCTCAGAAGTGCGAAAGAACGAGTAG
- a CDS encoding hypothetical protein (KEGG: htu:Htur_0863 hypothetical protein): MPSSIAGIHLSEFEFDEESGLYRAHYDQNEYTPSHAVITVLAEVMRTDPTESLPLYDSVDPDALDAIVRVRDPHDGDAEVTFTHEGHTISVHSYGKVVVALPDHELTTVPDGVGALE, encoded by the coding sequence ATGCCTAGTTCAATTGCTGGTATCCACCTATCAGAGTTCGAGTTCGACGAGGAGTCCGGACTCTATCGAGCTCACTACGACCAGAACGAATACACACCGAGTCATGCTGTCATCACCGTATTGGCGGAGGTGATGAGGACTGACCCGACCGAGTCTTTACCGCTCTACGATTCCGTCGATCCAGACGCGCTGGATGCCATCGTTCGCGTGCGAGACCCACACGATGGTGATGCCGAAGTTACCTTCACACACGAGGGCCACACCATCTCTGTTCACAGTTACGGGAAGGTGGTCGTGGCGCTCCCTGACCACGAGCTGACGACAGTACCCGATGGGGTTGGAGCTCTTGAATGA
- a CDS encoding Bacterio-opsin activator HTH domain protein (PFAM: Bacterio-opsin activator, HTH~KEGG: htu:Htur_3425 bacterio-opsin activator HTH domain protein) has product MATVLEFTSPAAEFPLGSIFESLPETEVELERLIPHDTLIIPYFWVRGVSVEDIESEFKTQTGVTDIRLIDSVEDEYLMRAQWENDYVGVLAALSEAKVTLLTCVGTKDGWHFEVRGESQTALSEFRSICQKSDTQIEVTALHAMRPVQGEGFELTDTQREALVLAYERGYFNSPRESSLEAVAEELGITQQSLSSRLRRGHRRLIENTLIDI; this is encoded by the coding sequence ATGGCTACGGTTCTGGAGTTCACGAGTCCGGCCGCCGAATTCCCGCTGGGGAGCATTTTCGAGTCCCTGCCGGAGACGGAGGTCGAACTGGAGCGACTCATCCCACACGACACCCTGATAATCCCCTACTTCTGGGTGCGAGGGGTATCGGTCGAAGACATCGAATCGGAGTTCAAGACGCAGACCGGCGTAACAGATATCCGACTTATCGACAGCGTGGAAGACGAGTACCTCATGCGTGCCCAGTGGGAGAATGATTACGTTGGCGTCCTGGCCGCCCTCTCTGAGGCCAAAGTTACCCTTCTCACCTGTGTTGGGACGAAAGACGGGTGGCACTTTGAGGTGCGGGGCGAGTCGCAGACGGCGCTCAGCGAGTTCCGATCCATCTGCCAGAAAAGCGACACTCAAATCGAGGTCACCGCTCTCCACGCGATGCGCCCGGTCCAGGGCGAGGGATTCGAGTTGACCGACACCCAGCGAGAGGCGCTGGTGTTGGCGTACGAACGCGGGTATTTCAATTCGCCACGGGAGTCATCGCTCGAAGCGGTCGCCGAGGAACTCGGGATCACCCAGCAGTCCCTGTCGTCTCGCCTCAGACGTGGGCATCGGCGACTCATCGAGAACACACTCATCGACATCTAG
- a CDS encoding Bacterio-opsin activator HTH domain protein (PFAM: Bacterio-opsin activator, HTH~KEGG: hje:HacjB3_15215 bacterio-opsin activator HTH domain protein), with protein sequence MSVIAEIRIPSTDFELGRILPIEHSTAIELETLVPIGDATVPLFWVYNSAQDSFLETVQRYPSVSNAAVVDVFEDRTLFSIEWEAHHDLLIEGISETGGQILHAAATGTSWEFELRFPSHDALTEFNEHCEDAQINLEVSRVYNPTSGDVGPWFGMTAPQREAITLAVKWGYYNIPRGCTTKELAAELGISDQAVTERLRRAIVSFVRNSTLAPDTEA encoded by the coding sequence ATGAGCGTCATTGCAGAAATTCGAATTCCATCCACTGACTTTGAACTCGGCCGAATTCTGCCCATTGAGCACTCCACAGCTATCGAACTCGAAACGCTTGTCCCGATTGGGGACGCAACGGTGCCGCTCTTTTGGGTGTACAACTCTGCGCAGGATTCCTTTCTCGAAACCGTCCAGCGGTATCCATCCGTTTCGAACGCAGCGGTGGTGGACGTTTTCGAAGATCGGACGCTCTTCAGCATCGAATGGGAAGCCCATCACGACCTCCTCATCGAGGGGATCAGCGAGACCGGGGGCCAGATCCTGCATGCCGCCGCCACAGGCACATCGTGGGAGTTCGAACTTCGATTCCCCAGCCACGACGCACTCACCGAATTCAACGAACACTGCGAAGATGCACAGATCAACCTGGAGGTGAGCCGCGTGTACAATCCGACGAGCGGGGACGTCGGACCGTGGTTCGGCATGACCGCCCCCCAGCGCGAAGCGATTACGCTCGCCGTGAAGTGGGGGTACTACAACATCCCGAGAGGCTGTACGACGAAGGAGCTCGCAGCCGAACTCGGGATCTCCGACCAAGCTGTGACCGAACGGCTCCGTCGAGCAATCGTGTCGTTCGTGCGAAACAGCACTCTCGCCCCCGACACGGAGGCGTGA
- a CDS encoding hypothetical protein (KEGG: htu:Htur_1885 hypothetical protein), with protein MTECGNQLAPETVLPMLADDRRRAIVRTLKAEDESSISLEKLVDQITNYGEADGLSGSEDEYRQRVRIELYHTHLPKLAASGLIQYDRERGQIAFLEDMLTEEILTLVESYNGVA; from the coding sequence ATGACGGAGTGTGGAAATCAGCTCGCTCCTGAAACCGTGCTACCCATGTTAGCTGACGATCGCCGACGGGCCATCGTTCGGACGTTGAAAGCGGAAGACGAGAGTTCGATATCGCTCGAGAAGCTTGTGGACCAGATCACCAACTACGGCGAGGCGGACGGCCTATCTGGGAGTGAGGATGAGTATCGACAACGCGTCCGAATCGAACTGTATCATACCCACCTCCCGAAACTGGCGGCAAGCGGGTTGATACAGTACGACCGAGAGAGGGGCCAGATTGCGTTCCTCGAGGATATGTTGACGGAGGAAATCTTGACGCTTGTTGAGTCGTACAACGGCGTGGCGTGA
- a CDS encoding transposase (ISH51) (KEGG: hvo:HVO_B0234 transposase (ISH51)) yields the protein MSKTQQADGVIHEEQLLNVLVNSLDEEVDLGLGNNAEIEAEDIYEVLVGAN from the coding sequence GTGTCTAAAACCCAGCAAGCAGACGGTGTAATCCACGAGGAGCAACTTCTTAACGTTCTCGTCAACTCACTTGACGAGGAAGTGGACCTTGGACTTGGCAACAATGCTGAAATCGAGGCTGAAGACATCTACGAGGTCCTCGTCGGCGCCAATTGA
- a CDS encoding transposase, IS605 OrfB family (KEGG: hbo:Hbor_06170 transposase, IS605 orfB family, central region~TIGRFAM: Transposase, IS605 OrfB, C-terminal~PFAM: Transposase, IS605 OrfB, C-terminal), producing the protein MLEVHRTHRAKILNHAQVDDSLDRHGWSASKLWNVANYHSREAWEETGEIPDHGDLKNGLKAHTKYKGLHSQSSQRVLEELAEAFNSWYGKRKSDNRANPPGYRKKNYYDKQGRRVHEEHPRSTVTWKQNGIKHDTKNNRVRLSKGANHKEHPKAWEYILVEYETRPGVTVENLQQVRAVYDKAKGRWELHLVCKDEVETPDAPGNETAGIDLGICNFAAVSYSTGEADLYPGNRLKQDGYYFPKEIAKCDDSGGERATRLHHKWSERRTHFFHSLAKHIVERCIENGVCRINVGKLAGVREDENGDSKSWGRHGNLDLHGWAFNRFTSILTYKAKVEGIEVVELSERDTSKTCCVCGREDDSQRVERGLYVCEECDAAFNADVNGAENIRLDLNQSNSESAPDLGGDRSTGWLAQPSVYLHDLSRGFQPRAEVVDCKP; encoded by the coding sequence ATGCTGGAAGTCCACCGTACCCATCGGGCGAAAATCCTCAACCATGCACAGGTAGATGACTCGCTCGACCGACACGGGTGGAGCGCCAGCAAACTCTGGAACGTCGCAAACTACCACTCCCGAGAAGCCTGGGAGGAAACCGGGGAGATTCCTGACCACGGCGACCTCAAAAACGGGTTAAAGGCTCATACAAAATACAAGGGACTGCACAGTCAGTCCAGTCAGCGGGTTCTGGAGGAGCTCGCTGAAGCCTTCAACTCGTGGTACGGTAAGAGGAAGTCCGATAATCGGGCGAATCCACCCGGCTACCGCAAGAAAAACTACTACGACAAACAAGGCCGTCGCGTCCACGAAGAACACCCACGTAGTACGGTGACGTGGAAGCAAAACGGCATCAAACACGACACCAAGAACAATCGAGTCCGCCTCTCGAAGGGTGCGAATCACAAGGAACACCCCAAAGCATGGGAATACATCCTTGTCGAGTATGAGACACGCCCCGGCGTCACGGTTGAGAACCTACAACAGGTTCGTGCTGTCTACGACAAGGCGAAAGGTCGGTGGGAACTACACCTCGTCTGCAAAGACGAAGTTGAGACTCCCGACGCTCCCGGTAACGAGACAGCAGGTATCGACCTTGGTATCTGTAACTTCGCGGCTGTCTCGTACAGCACCGGGGAAGCCGACCTGTACCCCGGAAACCGTCTGAAACAGGACGGCTACTACTTCCCGAAAGAAATCGCCAAGTGCGACGACTCGGGTGGCGAACGGGCTACTCGGTTGCACCACAAGTGGTCGGAGCGCCGAACCCACTTCTTCCACTCCCTCGCCAAGCACATCGTTGAACGATGTATCGAGAACGGTGTTTGTCGAATCAACGTTGGCAAGCTCGCTGGTGTCCGAGAGGACGAGAACGGTGACTCGAAGAGCTGGGGTCGTCACGGCAACCTTGACTTGCACGGGTGGGCGTTCAACCGCTTCACGTCGATTCTCACGTACAAGGCGAAGGTCGAGGGGATCGAAGTCGTAGAACTGTCTGAGAGAGACACCTCAAAGACGTGTTGTGTCTGCGGTAGAGAAGACGATAGTCAGCGTGTTGAGCGTGGGTTGTACGTGTGTGAGGAGTGTGATGCGGCGTTCAACGCTGACGTGAACGGGGCGGAGAACATCCGTCTCGACTTGAACCAAAGTAACTCCGAGTCTGCGCCTGATTTGGGTGGGGATAGGAGTACCGGCTGGTTGGCACAGCCATCAGTCTACCTTCATGACCTCTCCCGAGGATTCCAACCTCGGGCAGAGGTGGTAGACTGCAAACCCTAA
- a CDS encoding hypothetical protein (KEGG: hsl:OE6263R hypothetical protein), producing the protein MIWVETAIVVVKTVILLLGSGITFIAFRAYRRTGTPSLRVLGVGFGTITFGALLAGIAHQILSVSLELGILINSVLVAIGLAVVMYSLYLERG; encoded by the coding sequence ATGATCTGGGTGGAAACAGCCATTGTCGTCGTCAAGACAGTGATTCTCCTGCTGGGAAGCGGTATCACGTTTATCGCGTTCAGAGCCTATCGCCGAACAGGGACACCCTCGCTCCGCGTTCTCGGCGTCGGGTTCGGTACCATCACATTCGGCGCGCTGCTCGCAGGCATCGCCCATCAAATCCTCTCTGTCTCATTGGAGTTGGGGATCCTGATCAATAGTGTCCTCGTGGCAATTGGTCTGGCAGTCGTCATGTACTCGCTCTATCTTGAACGCGGATGA
- a CDS encoding transcriptional regulator TrmB (PFAM: Transcriptional regulator TrmB~KEGG: hsl:OE6264R hypothetical protein) has translation MVRDSVSSEDPPSSLQAVLDALDDADCRAILRETTEPMTATELIDTCNIPKSTLYRKLELLSRASLVREQHTINPSGGRTTKYERDFEGVRISMDEDDNFSVMVERPPRNADERLADVWSKMGDEL, from the coding sequence ATGGTGCGCGATTCAGTGTCATCTGAGGACCCCCCCTCCTCGTTACAGGCTGTCCTTGATGCGCTGGACGATGCTGACTGTCGGGCCATCCTCCGCGAAACAACTGAACCCATGACCGCAACCGAACTCATCGACACCTGTAACATCCCCAAGTCAACGCTGTATCGGAAACTGGAACTTCTCAGTCGGGCGTCGCTCGTCCGCGAACAGCACACGATCAATCCCAGCGGTGGCCGAACCACGAAATATGAACGGGACTTCGAGGGTGTGAGGATCTCCATGGACGAGGACGACAACTTCTCGGTGATGGTCGAGCGGCCGCCACGGAATGCCGACGAACGTCTCGCGGATGTCTGGTCAAAGATGGGAGACGAACTATGA
- a CDS encoding hypothetical protein (manually curated~KEGG: hsl:OE6265R hypothetical protein) yields MTDPTEARHEKQAATGWARGVMSELNRDTDQEILAILVANSPLHVMDIARTADRHPITVDQTCARLHDQRQIHPVGRGLYDVTKDGRRRIEECSES; encoded by the coding sequence ATGACCGACCCAACAGAAGCACGCCACGAGAAGCAGGCGGCCACTGGATGGGCGAGGGGTGTGATGAGTGAACTCAATCGCGACACCGACCAAGAGATCCTTGCAATACTCGTCGCGAATTCACCACTCCATGTTATGGACATCGCCAGAACTGCAGACCGTCATCCAATTACGGTCGATCAAACGTGTGCTCGACTCCACGACCAAAGACAAATCCACCCAGTCGGTCGAGGGCTCTATGATGTCACGAAGGACGGAAGACGACGGATTGAGGAGTGCTCAGAGTCGTAA
- a CDS encoding Transcription initiation factor IIB (HAMAP: Transcription initiation factor IIB~PFAM: Transcription factor TFIIB, cyclin-related; Zinc finger, TFIIB-type~KEGG: hma:pNG6072 transcription initiation factor IIB~SMART: Cyclin) — translation MTKTQLNIEDSPTGEKQSASEPQPVSSCPECDGQVIRDDEHGETTCEECGLVLDDVSIDRGPEWRTFDGEEKDEKSRVGAPTTQLMHDKGLSTTIGWQNKDAYGQAVSNRKRARLQRLRTWDERFRTKDAHERNLKQAFGEISRMASALDMPEPARETAGVLYRRAVDEDLLPGRSIEGMATAALYAAARQHGTPRPLSEFAEVSRVEKIRIQRAYRYLSRELSLQIEPADPLEYVPQFASALDVSDEATRQARDLLTTAKAKGTHSGKSPAGLAAAALYAATHLTNEQLTQETVSNAAHISTVTIRNRYQELLDVYAEEEGYA, via the coding sequence ATGACCAAAACGCAACTCAATATCGAAGACAGCCCCACCGGTGAAAAACAATCGGCCAGCGAGCCCCAGCCGGTATCATCGTGTCCAGAATGTGATGGGCAGGTCATTCGCGACGATGAACACGGTGAGACGACCTGCGAGGAGTGTGGCCTGGTACTCGACGACGTGTCCATCGATCGGGGACCGGAGTGGCGAACGTTCGATGGCGAGGAGAAAGACGAGAAAAGCCGTGTCGGAGCGCCGACGACCCAACTTATGCACGACAAGGGGCTCAGCACGACAATCGGCTGGCAGAATAAAGATGCATACGGGCAAGCAGTCTCCAATCGAAAGCGAGCTCGACTGCAGCGCCTGCGAACGTGGGACGAACGATTTCGGACGAAAGACGCTCACGAACGGAATCTCAAACAAGCATTCGGAGAGATTAGTCGCATGGCTTCCGCCCTCGATATGCCGGAACCGGCACGCGAAACCGCAGGAGTGCTCTATCGGCGAGCAGTCGATGAAGACCTCCTTCCCGGTCGGTCCATCGAAGGAATGGCAACAGCGGCACTGTACGCCGCAGCCAGGCAACACGGGACGCCACGCCCGTTGTCCGAATTCGCGGAAGTCAGTCGCGTAGAGAAAATCCGCATACAGCGTGCATATCGGTATCTCTCCCGAGAACTTAGCTTGCAAATCGAGCCAGCGGATCCATTAGAATACGTCCCGCAATTCGCGTCAGCGCTCGATGTGAGCGACGAGGCAACGCGCCAGGCTCGAGATCTCCTCACGACAGCAAAGGCAAAGGGCACCCATAGCGGGAAAAGTCCCGCTGGTCTCGCAGCGGCCGCCCTATATGCGGCAACCCACCTCACAAACGAGCAGCTAACACAGGAAACGGTGAGCAACGCCGCCCACATAAGCACGGTAACGATTCGGAATCGCTACCAGGAACTGCTTGACGTGTATGCCGAGGAGGAGGGCTATGCGTGA
- a CDS encoding blue (type 1) copper domain protein (PFAM: Blue (type 1) copper domain~KEGG: hma:pNG6063 halocyanin precursor-like) encodes MDRRQVLKAGGVAAAAGITGLAGCSSPNSDTSDETDTPSNGATNTVLMVTEGSDYYFDPIGLYVESGETITFENDSGSHSATAYKKGTGGASVTRIPNGANAWDSGILSEQGATFEHTFETTGTFDYFCTPHKSLGMVARIVVGEPGGPAEGSMPPDGEVPESQTIVDQGAVSYSNFSG; translated from the coding sequence ATGGATCGCCGCCAGGTTCTGAAAGCAGGTGGAGTCGCTGCAGCCGCAGGGATAACCGGGCTCGCTGGCTGTAGCAGCCCAAATTCCGACACAAGCGATGAGACAGATACCCCATCGAACGGGGCTACAAACACGGTTCTGATGGTCACAGAAGGGAGCGACTATTACTTCGATCCGATCGGACTCTACGTCGAATCCGGTGAAACAATCACGTTCGAGAACGATAGCGGAAGCCACTCTGCGACGGCATACAAGAAGGGGACTGGAGGTGCATCGGTTACACGCATTCCTAACGGTGCCAACGCGTGGGACAGCGGGATTCTGAGCGAGCAGGGAGCAACCTTCGAGCATACATTCGAGACGACAGGGACGTTCGATTACTTCTGTACCCCTCACAAGAGCCTCGGCATGGTTGCCCGGATCGTTGTCGGCGAGCCAGGCGGCCCCGCCGAAGGCAGCATGCCGCCAGACGGAGAGGTTCCCGAGAGCCAGACAATCGTAGATCAGGGAGCGGTGTCATACAGCAATTTCTCCGGCTGA
- a CDS encoding Bilirubin oxidase (KEGG: htu:Htur_4294 bilirubin oxidase~PFAM: Multicopper oxidase, type 2; Multicopper oxidase, type 3) encodes MAMGDRLGEPGTGISRRKFIAVTGSVGALSLAGCSAPTQSTETTTQTPSTDHSSPELEKWVDEVPRPGVIEPVGTTDGSPYYEVEMHEFEQKIHHDLPPTTVWGYDGQYPGPTIETHQGEPVYVRWKNKLPDEHLLPVDTTVHSNTIPYDSTGVRVVTHLHGGNVEHTSDGKPKAWFTRDFEQTGPKFEKKDYYYVNNQPPATLWYHDHSLGITRLNVYAGLAGFYLLRNDYEESLGLPSGEYEIPLVLQDRSFNKDGSLFYPTGVSGTDGNPSNPDPSIVPQFFGDTSVVNGKAWPRLSVDPRKYRFRILNGSNSRFYNLKLFEYDKSDGTTGTGGPPVTLVGNDGGLLASPISVTDRLEIGTGKRADIVVDFSDYAGQTLLVHNDAVAPYRGPEINAGNQQPLSEVMRIDIAAGDVDDPSQIPSTLTEVPEIPVDSVNEERYLPLTMSTDDYGRPLHLLGSKAESSPHQLYDPVTEDPNRNDTEIWSFVNLTGMSHPMHLHLVHFQVLGRQPYSDYDPESETVDVESLEPPAPEETGWNDVVTANPGEVTHVIVHFGEFEGLFNDQTGWYMWHCHMLEHEDHDMMRPFRVLPESDGNINDDDESSDSQATNIR; translated from the coding sequence ATGGCAATGGGTGACCGACTTGGAGAGCCCGGCACTGGCATCTCACGGCGCAAATTCATAGCAGTGACGGGCAGTGTTGGCGCACTAAGTCTCGCAGGCTGTTCAGCCCCGACCCAAAGTACGGAGACTACGACACAAACACCCTCAACTGACCATTCGTCGCCCGAACTCGAAAAGTGGGTCGACGAAGTCCCCCGTCCAGGTGTCATAGAACCAGTTGGGACGACTGATGGGAGCCCCTATTACGAGGTGGAAATGCACGAGTTTGAGCAGAAGATCCACCATGACCTTCCCCCGACGACTGTCTGGGGGTACGATGGCCAGTACCCGGGGCCGACGATTGAGACTCACCAGGGTGAACCGGTATACGTGCGTTGGAAGAACAAGTTGCCGGACGAGCATCTTCTGCCGGTCGATACGACAGTTCACAGTAATACGATTCCCTACGACAGTACCGGCGTGCGTGTCGTGACACACCTCCACGGCGGAAACGTCGAGCACACGAGCGACGGCAAGCCGAAAGCGTGGTTCACGCGGGACTTCGAACAAACCGGCCCGAAGTTCGAGAAGAAGGACTACTATTACGTCAACAACCAGCCCCCAGCCACCCTCTGGTATCACGACCACTCGCTCGGAATTACCCGGCTGAACGTCTACGCTGGTCTCGCCGGATTCTATCTCCTCCGAAACGATTACGAGGAATCACTCGGCCTGCCGTCGGGCGAGTACGAGATTCCACTGGTACTCCAGGACCGCAGCTTCAACAAGGACGGCTCCCTGTTCTACCCGACCGGCGTCTCCGGTACGGACGGCAACCCGTCGAACCCCGACCCGAGCATCGTTCCGCAGTTCTTCGGCGACACGTCCGTCGTCAACGGGAAGGCCTGGCCTCGGCTTTCAGTCGACCCCCGGAAGTACCGATTTCGGATCCTCAACGGTTCGAATAGTCGGTTCTACAACCTCAAGCTGTTCGAGTACGACAAGTCGGACGGAACAACCGGCACGGGCGGGCCGCCGGTCACTCTCGTCGGAAACGACGGTGGCCTGCTAGCCTCGCCGATCTCGGTCACAGACCGACTGGAAATCGGCACGGGAAAGCGTGCCGACATCGTCGTTGACTTCTCGGACTACGCCGGACAAACGCTCTTGGTGCACAATGACGCTGTGGCACCCTACCGTGGACCCGAGATCAATGCCGGGAATCAACAGCCTCTGTCGGAAGTGATGCGTATCGACATCGCCGCCGGTGACGTCGACGATCCTAGCCAGATTCCGAGTACGCTGACGGAAGTTCCCGAAATCCCCGTCGACTCGGTCAACGAGGAACGGTACCTTCCGCTGACCATGAGCACCGACGATTACGGGCGACCGTTGCACCTCCTGGGTTCGAAAGCAGAGTCCTCGCCCCACCAGCTGTACGATCCTGTTACTGAGGATCCAAACCGCAACGATACGGAAATCTGGAGCTTCGTGAATCTGACGGGTATGTCCCATCCGATGCATTTGCATCTCGTGCACTTCCAGGTGCTTGGGCGACAGCCGTACAGTGATTACGACCCCGAGTCGGAGACGGTCGATGTCGAGTCGCTCGAACCCCCCGCACCGGAAGAAACTGGTTGGAACGACGTCGTCACGGCGAATCCGGGCGAGGTAACCCACGTGATCGTTCACTTTGGCGAGTTCGAGGGGCTATTCAACGACCAGACCGGCTGGTACATGTGGCACTGCCACATGCTCGAACACGAAGACCATGACATGATGCGCCCCTTCAGAGTACTGCCGGAATCTGACGGCAATATCAATGACGATGACGAGTCCAGCGATTCGCAAGCGACCAATATCCGGTAG
- a CDS encoding hypothetical protein (KEGG: hje:HacjB3_18928 hypothetical protein), translated as MITTTGLLEDTYVAALQHGLGDVSEATLVGVVRRPTGWFRTTVDENSQTLEPPADLLDEFKQRHEDFKMQGLCDEGAHNAAWDEVGFEKRCHRTLLKEHLTGQL; from the coding sequence ATGATTACGACCACCGGCCTCCTGGAGGATACGTACGTCGCAGCGTTACAGCATGGTCTCGGAGACGTTTCGGAGGCCACACTCGTGGGTGTGGTTCGACGGCCAACCGGCTGGTTCAGAACAACGGTTGACGAGAACTCTCAGACACTTGAGCCTCCGGCAGACCTCCTCGACGAATTCAAACAGCGCCACGAGGATTTCAAGATGCAGGGGCTGTGTGACGAAGGCGCGCACAACGCTGCCTGGGACGAGGTCGGGTTCGAGAAACGGTGTCACCGAACACTTCTTAAAGAACATCTCACTGGGCAACTGTAG